DNA from Acanthochromis polyacanthus isolate Apoly-LR-REF ecotype Palm Island chromosome 7, KAUST_Apoly_ChrSc, whole genome shotgun sequence:
CTATTCTCCTTTCAAGATTAGCTTCCACTGAAGACATTGTTTTTACCTGCAACCTTGATATGTTTTGACAGGGTAGCAAGAAAAAGgcaggtaaaaaaacaaaacaacaaaaacatttggtGACGAGAGGTGGGTGTCTGTCTCCTCCTACATGTCGAGGTGAGGAGGGAGAGTCCAGCATCTGTCCATAAATACCAGCTTCTAGACAGCAAGAGCAACTGTCTCTTCATCGGAAATCCCTTCAGACGGTtgcagaacaccttgaatcaggTGAGTGCTCGAGATTATTACAGTTAGAGGAAGGTATTTGTGCTCTCTGCTGCAGGAAAACTTGTTCATCAGCACATCTGAGCATATGAATGATGCTTTTTCAGAGTTTTTATAATGAATTATTTATTTCCCTCCATTCTATTTAACTCTGTTCCTTTTTCCTTTCAGGTTTTATCACCATAGAAACAATGGCAGGTGAGTGCATTGTATTCTCTCTTATTTTCCACAACCACATATTGCTGTTACTGACATGTTTGTTATGCAGAGGCAGGCTTTCGTCAGGAGTTCTTGGAAACCCACAACAAACTCAGGGAGTTGCACAGCGCGTCGCCGCTGAAATATAACAGCGAGTTAAACGCAGCAGCTCAGAAATGGGCCGAGTATTTGGTGACAAAGGGAGACCTGGACCACAGTAAGACTGAGGATGGAGAGAACGTCTTCTTCATGTCCAGCTCCAAACCCATTAAAGCAACAGGTAGAATAACCATCCTGTACGTATTTACCCGTTAATCTTATGATCAATTAAAGCCAAACTGTaagtttttaaacaaacaacacCAGAGCTCTCACCATACAGATGAAATATTAAGCAATGGAACACAATCTTACTTATTTCAGGAGATTTGCTGCTTGAACCCTTTTCTTGAAATTATGTCAAAGATGTCCAACGACcaattaattttttgtctctcatGTTTCAGGGAAAGAAGCTGTAGATTCGTGGTACAGTGAGATCAAGGATTATGACTGGAACAACCCTGGATTCCAAAGCAACACTGGTAAGGCTCAACCactgcacacacagagacactctTAAAGGGAAGAAGAAGATCAAGCCATGACACTCAAAAGCAAAGGAGTTAACGTACATCATGTTATTGTGTAATGTTTTGCATTAGGTGGGAGAGATACAGATTTTCGCAACTTTATGTCTGAGTTTCTATGaatttagtttggtttttgaAGACTGTTGCCTTGCTGCACTGCTGTTTCTTCCCTGCAGGTCATTTTACTCAAGTGGTGTGGAAATCCAGCACAGAACTGGGCGTGGGCGTGGGCGTGACCACTGATGGCAACACTTTGTTTGTGGTTGGGCAGTACCGACCACCTGGCAACGTTTTGGGCTCCTTCCCGGAAAATGTCGACAAGAAAAGTTCAGGTATGGACATcgatttgcattttttattgccACCAATCCATAAGACTGTaaaatgtttgtgtctgttAAGATGTTGAGGACTTCATCACTCAGTAGGGTCactatataattgtgggacttttttatcatagttgacatttttgctgttttcaggcctaaaatcaacatcgtcacctataaccaaacaccacaaggcatttttacagaaagatttttctaaatattatatacacaattgtgtaaaattgaaatttaaagtATTTGTAAAGAttttgtagtaaacctgttgacatgtgacagatccacacttgactcacaaactattttatatttaataagtcagaaagccttggagtcttttcctcaggaggaaatgacatcatgtagagcaggtcatgtgatctggaattaactcacttccttcagaggtgtttttgtaatgggaaCTTAGTTGACagacagatacaatttgttattttccatataaaattatatatattgacaaagaaatatctgtcatgattatctcaacttcaTGAAAAGAACGCAAtgaaaactatttctgaatcagctcattttattgtaGTTTAGTTCAGTAGAAGgtgatttttaataaattctGACGGTTATTTacttgacattttagtgatatccagtcattttttattaataagggattgttttcataataaataattatggaatttgtaaagacatgatcataatgaacacagtaaacattcatttttttacttttaataaaaatatatacaagatgtatcccatggacttcaaaagtccctcaattttATATTGACCCAGTAACTGAAAAAGACAGTCAATGAATCAAAATGAGCTCACCAATACAAATATCCATAAGCTGAACAAGGAACTATAAGCAAGGTAATATGAGCTCTTTAGGAAGAAGAAACTCATCCAGAAATCTGCCCCCACCTCAGGCCACAAAGCTGGACCTGAGAACAGCACCAAGGTTACATAATCAAAGACCACGTTCAGGGTCATAAGATGTTAAAGGATCTGTTATTTATTATGAAGCTCCTTTTACAAATAGGATGTACAATCTGAT
Protein-coding regions in this window:
- the LOC110969873 gene encoding Golgi-associated plant pathogenesis-related protein 1-like isoform X2, encoding MAEAGFRQEFLETHNKLRELHSASPLKYNSELNAAAQKWAEYLVTKGDLDHSKTEDGENVFFMSSSKPIKATGKEAVDSWYSEIKDYDWNNPGFQSNTGHFTQVVWKSSTELGVGVGVTTDGNTLFVVGQYRPPGNVLGSFPENVDKKSSE
- the LOC110969873 gene encoding Golgi-associated plant pathogenesis-related protein 1-like isoform X1 — protein: MAEAGFRQEFLETHNKLRELHSASPLKYNSELNAAAQKWAEYLVTKGDLDHSKTEDGENVFFMSSSKPIKATGKEAVDSWYSEIKDYDWNNPGFQSNTGHFTQVVWKSSTELGVGVGVTTDGNTLFVVGQYRPPGNVLGSFPENVDKKSSAGGDTAAAHNTSSKEKEVRPKKKKTCTLL